From a single Campylobacter concisus genomic region:
- a CDS encoding 6-pyruvoyl trahydropterin synthase family protein encodes MIIRKLFRFENAHIVRFCSSKRCRTSIHGHSYVAEILLSSNFLDNAGMVYDFGLMKQNIKTIIDSFDHATTIFSGDNVEYKNDLKKHSARWIEIPLNPSAEQFCRIFFVLIERLLELSVMNNGEREVKLHSIIVHETDTGYAQCFKEDAINAQMGEIKLDEIKFSDAIIEEWEDKNLFEKMKNRLKIEIPKDV; translated from the coding sequence ATGATTATTAGAAAGCTTTTTAGATTTGAAAATGCACATATTGTGAGATTTTGCAGCTCAAAGCGTTGTAGGACTAGCATCCACGGGCACAGCTATGTGGCTGAAATTTTACTTAGCTCAAATTTTCTTGATAACGCCGGCATGGTTTATGATTTTGGCTTAATGAAGCAAAACATAAAAACGATCATTGATAGTTTTGATCACGCTACGACAATATTTTCAGGCGATAATGTTGAGTATAAAAATGATCTAAAAAAGCACTCGGCAAGATGGATCGAGATCCCACTAAATCCAAGTGCAGAGCAGTTTTGCCGCATATTTTTTGTACTCATAGAAAGACTACTTGAGCTTAGTGTGATGAACAACGGTGAGCGTGAAGTGAAGCTTCATAGCATTATCGTGCATGAGACTGATACAGGCTATGCACAGTGCTTTAAAGAGGACGCCATAAATGCGCAAATGGGCGAGATAAAGCTAGATGAGATCAAATTTTCAGATGCTATCATAGAAGAGTGGGAAGATAAAAATTTATTCGAGAAGATGAAAAATAGGTTAAAAATAGAAATTCCAAAGGACGTTTGA